In a single window of the Papaver somniferum cultivar HN1 chromosome 8, ASM357369v1, whole genome shotgun sequence genome:
- the LOC113304639 gene encoding indole-3-pyruvate monooxygenase YUCCA6-like isoform X2, whose product MEFLKELEGKRFHDSLNEIKMTTTTTATQMMMTIKKRRSVWVSGPVIVGAGPSGLAVGACLQEKGFWRVKTNGLKEDFEYICRWLIVATGENAEEVVPEIEGSDEFVGPIVHTSLYKSGKVYSGKKVLVVGCGNSGMEVCLDLCNYNAMPSLVVRDTVHVLPRELLGKSTFGLSMWLLKWLPVRIVDRLLLVLTWLILGNTSQIGLSRPDLGPLELKGITGKTPVLDVGTLAKIRAGDIKVYPSVKRLTRTSVEFIDGRMEDFDAIIMATGYKSNVPSWLKDKDLFSEKNGLPWKPFPNGWKGENGLYSVGFTKKGLLGSSMDARKIAQDIEEYWKADELKHLCIPDHFLWVFYREFKS is encoded by the exons ATGGAgttcttgaaagagttagaaggaAAAAGGTTTCATGATAGCTTGAATGAAATCAAGATGacgacaacaacaacagcaacacagATGATGATGACGATAAAGAAGAGAAGAAGTGTGTGGGTATCAGGGCCTGTAATCGTTGGAGCTGGTCCATCTGGTCTTGCAGTAGGTGCTTGTCTGCAAGAAAAAG GGTTTTGGAGAGTTAAGACTAATGGATTGAAAGAAGATTTCGAGTACATTTGCCGGTGGTTGATCGTTGCAACCGGCGAAAATGCAGAAGAGGTTGTGCCTGAAATTGAAGGAAGTGATGAATTTGTTGGACCTattgttcatacaagtttgtataAGAGTGGTAAAGTTTACTCTGGGAAGAAAGTTTTGGTTGTTGGTTGTGGAAATTCAGGAATGGAAGTCTGTTTAGATCTTTGCAACTATAATGCCATGCCTTCTCTTGTTGTTAGAGACACT GTGCACGTTTTGCCAAGAGAATTGCTGGggaaatcaacttttgggctgTCCATGTGGTTACTAAAATGGCTTCCCGTACGCATCGTTGATCGATTACTACTTGTATTAACCTGGCTTATACTTGGCAACACATCTCAAATCGGTTTAAGCCGACCCGATCTCGGTCCACTTGAACTCAAAGGCATTACAGGCAAAACACCCGTTTTAGATGTTGGAACACTAGCCAAGATCAGAGCTGGAGACATCAAG GTATACCCAAGTGTCAAGCGATTAACGCGTACTTCGGTTGAGTTTATTGATGGAAGAATGGAAGATTTCGATGCTATTATCATGGCCACAGGTTACAAAAGCAATGTACCTTCTTGGCTAAAG GATAAAGATTTGTTTTCGGAGAAAAATGGATTACCGTGGAAACCTTTTCCTAACGGTTGGAAAGGCGAAAATGGCTTATATTCCGTGGGGTTCACTAAGAAAGGATTACTTGGTTCATCAATGGATGCAAGGAAGATTGCTCAAGACATTGAAGAGTACTGGAAAGCTGATGAGTTGAAGCATTTAT GCATCCCAGATCATTTCCTATGGGTTTTCTATCGAGAATTCAAATCCTGA
- the LOC113304639 gene encoding indole-3-pyruvate monooxygenase YUCCA2-like isoform X1 has protein sequence MEFLKELEGKRFHDSLNEIKMTTTTTATQMMMTIKKRRSVWVSGPVIVGAGPSGLAVGACLQEKGISSVILERANCIASLWQLKTYDRLRLHLPKKFCELPLMPFPAHFPTYPMKQQFVSYLEDYAAKFNLNPQFNETVVIAEFDKTVGFWRVKTNGLKEDFEYICRWLIVATGENAEEVVPEIEGSDEFVGPIVHTSLYKSGKVYSGKKVLVVGCGNSGMEVCLDLCNYNAMPSLVVRDTVHVLPRELLGKSTFGLSMWLLKWLPVRIVDRLLLVLTWLILGNTSQIGLSRPDLGPLELKGITGKTPVLDVGTLAKIRAGDIKVYPSVKRLTRTSVEFIDGRMEDFDAIIMATGYKSNVPSWLKDKDLFSEKNGLPWKPFPNGWKGENGLYSVGFTKKGLLGSSMDARKIAQDIEEYWKADELKHLCIPDHFLWVFYREFKS, from the exons ATGGAgttcttgaaagagttagaaggaAAAAGGTTTCATGATAGCTTGAATGAAATCAAGATGacgacaacaacaacagcaacacagATGATGATGACGATAAAGAAGAGAAGAAGTGTGTGGGTATCAGGGCCTGTAATCGTTGGAGCTGGTCCATCTGGTCTTGCAGTAGGTGCTTGTCTGCAAGAAAAAGGTATATCAAGTGTAATTCTTGAAAGGGCTAATTGTATAGCATCATTATGGCAATTGAAAACGTATGATCGGCTTCGACTTCATCTTCCAAAGAAATTTTGTGAGCTGCCATTAATGCCATTTCCTGCACATTTTCCTACTTATCCAATGAAGCAACAGTTTGTTTCTTACTTGGAAGATTATGCAGCTAAATTTAATTTGAACCCACAGTTTAATGAAACAGTGGTGATTGCTGAATTTGATAAAACTGTAGGGTTTTGGAGAGTTAAGACTAATGGATTGAAAGAAGATTTCGAGTACATTTGCCGGTGGTTGATCGTTGCAACCGGCGAAAATGCAGAAGAGGTTGTGCCTGAAATTGAAGGAAGTGATGAATTTGTTGGACCTattgttcatacaagtttgtataAGAGTGGTAAAGTTTACTCTGGGAAGAAAGTTTTGGTTGTTGGTTGTGGAAATTCAGGAATGGAAGTCTGTTTAGATCTTTGCAACTATAATGCCATGCCTTCTCTTGTTGTTAGAGACACT GTGCACGTTTTGCCAAGAGAATTGCTGGggaaatcaacttttgggctgTCCATGTGGTTACTAAAATGGCTTCCCGTACGCATCGTTGATCGATTACTACTTGTATTAACCTGGCTTATACTTGGCAACACATCTCAAATCGGTTTAAGCCGACCCGATCTCGGTCCACTTGAACTCAAAGGCATTACAGGCAAAACACCCGTTTTAGATGTTGGAACACTAGCCAAGATCAGAGCTGGAGACATCAAG GTATACCCAAGTGTCAAGCGATTAACGCGTACTTCGGTTGAGTTTATTGATGGAAGAATGGAAGATTTCGATGCTATTATCATGGCCACAGGTTACAAAAGCAATGTACCTTCTTGGCTAAAG GATAAAGATTTGTTTTCGGAGAAAAATGGATTACCGTGGAAACCTTTTCCTAACGGTTGGAAAGGCGAAAATGGCTTATATTCCGTGGGGTTCACTAAGAAAGGATTACTTGGTTCATCAATGGATGCAAGGAAGATTGCTCAAGACATTGAAGAGTACTGGAAAGCTGATGAGTTGAAGCATTTAT GCATCCCAGATCATTTCCTATGGGTTTTCTATCGAGAATTCAAATCCTGA